The DNA segment GCCGCTTTGGTGAGGCCCCGGCTTGGCCGGGGCCTCTATCTAAACCTATGAATTGGCGATCGGCCCTGAGTCAGCAGGCAACAGCAGCGCTCGTGACAACACAATCAACCGCGCACACCGCAACGCACTGGGGTTCATCGTAAGTTCCCTTGCACTCGGTGCACTTGTTGGCATCGATTTCATGAACCTTTTTGCCTTCCGAAATGGCATCGTTGGGACACTCAGGTTGACACGCGGCGCAGTTGATACATTCTTCCGTAATAGTCATAGCCATGTTGATATCTCCTTGGCTTCAGACCGCTTGCGCCGTAATAAAACGCGCTTGCGCCAGGCATTTCTCAATGTGCTTGGCAATATCCTTGATGCTTTCCTCATATATTGGCATGACGTTCTTTTTTTCCTGGAGCGCGCGGGCAACGGCCTTCCCGCATCGATACCCGCTGTCCATTGCTGCGGAGATACCTTCTCCGTTCAGGTAGACGAAGTTTGCCGCTTCGCCCGTGAGCAGGACTCTATCCCGGCCAAGAATAGGCGGTGCCAGCTGCATTTGGCACGCCTCATCCCGCCACCAATCTCCCAAGCGGACGTCGAACTGCTCTGAAAGAAAGACCCGAAGCTTTTCCATCGACTCGCGGAGCTTCCGCCCCCTGAACCCGCCGACGCAGAGCAACAGATACTCGTCCTTCTGATGCACGCAGTTCAGCATTTCACCAACTTCTGGAAGAAAGAATACATTCCAGGCAGCTTTCTTCAACGTCCCAAGTGACTCAAGCTTGAAGTAACTCTGCAAAATACCGACCGCCATGGCATCACTCGAAGCGGATCCCGGGTTTAGCAGACGTCGAACAATGGAATTGCCACCATCGGCACCCACAAGGTATTTGCAGCGGTATTCCTGGGCGGTCTTCCGACCATCTCCCGCAGTTTGCTCCACTTGCACGCTGACTTGATTAGCGTCCGCCTTGAAGCCTTTTACATTCGATTGGTCGCGGTACTCGGCTGCGGAAAGGTCAAGCAGCCATTTATCGAAAAGGTTGCGCCAAATGTTTATATAACTCTGCGAAAATTGTTTGCCATCCTTGCTTATCTCCCACAGATACTGGCGATAGCCATCCTTGGAGTTCCATTCCCGAACATCGGAAGCCTCAATGATCGCCGGCGAGCATTGGATCGATGTGGGTGCCTCGGCGTTGAAATAGCTTTTAATGAGTTCCTGCGTTTGTCCGAACAGTACCCCCGAACAGCACTTGTAGCGCGGCAGCGCTTCTTTTTCCAGCACCAGGACATCAATGCCTTCCGCCCGTAGCGCTTTGGCACAACTCGACCCCGCCGGACCCGACCCTACTACGATAACGTCATGTTCTTGCATGCTCTAGTCTCCTTCCTCAATTGAATAATATTGTTCATGGCAACCGGAACCCACAAGCAACGCGTTGGTTTTCCAATCTGCGCCAATTCATTTAATGGAGATGACGGATCAAGTTCCTTGATGCGCACTCTATCGTAGTTGAAACGACTACGCCATCCCCGGAGTGCGGTTTTAGCCTGAATGTGCAAATACCATTCAGGTGACACAAAACAGGACTGAAATCAGTGTTTACGAAGCGTAGCCGAGGGAAGTTCATTGAACTTCGCGGAATATGCCTTGGTGAAATGGCCCAGATGAGTAAATCCCCACGACATTGCGATTTGCGTAATGGTTTCATTTCTTTTTTCTTGCCTTGCCGCAATAATGTCCGTGTGAACGCCATCAAGCCTGACGTTGCGGAGAAAGGTCTTCGGACTCATGCGGCGATATCGCTGAAACCCCAGATACAAACTACGGATACTGATTCCCAGATGGGTTGCCATATCCCTCATGGTGAACGGCTCGCTGGCATGGGCAAGCAAATACTCTTCGGCACGTTTTACATAATGTGGCGTCAGTATCGTGGAAGGAGACAATATCTCATCGCGGTATTGATTAGGTTGACTTATGAAAAGGGCGCTCATAAGCGATTGCTCAACCTGTGCAGCGATCATCGGGTATTTGAGTATGGATTCTACGAAGGATGGATTCGCGGCAATGAGGGAAATGAGATTTTCGCAAATAAGCCCCCCTTCCGAACGCAAATCCAATCCCAGCGAGAACTCAACGGGGTGATCGAGAGGACGGCCTAGTTGTGCGCTACACGTTCGCTCAAATGCCTCGCGGTCAATGCGCAGAATTAGCTGATCGCAATCTTTCCGCCAACGCATCGCAAGTGTCGTGGTGGAGTCCACAAGCGCGGCGACATTATGCGTCGAAAAAATTTTTTGTTTACCGCATCTAACTTCAGCTGAATCGCTTAGGGGAAGTATGAGCAATAAAAACTTCTCAAAGGGCTCCGAGGAAATAGATACCTCTGCCTGATACCGCAAACGGTTAACCGTGATCGAACCCATTGGCAAGTGATCCATATGTGCATTAAGTTTTTTACCCGCTCCAAAAAAATCCAAATTATGCGGGCGAAAAACTTTTCCTACACGATCGCAGGTCTCATCAATGTCTTCGACACGTTCGAATAGCGGATAGGCAGAGAGACAACTTGTCACATTTTCAATGTTGATCAAGTTGGACATTACTATCTCCTCTTATTTAGTTTTTATTTAGACTAAATGTTGTCCTTAATGTTCCGCTGAGCGTTTTTTTAACTCATTTTTTATTATATCGTTGTTGACGCCTCATCGTGCATTGGATTCTAGACTTTATTGGGGATTCGATAAACTGGTGTTGAACACCTAGTGGCT comes from the Georgfuchsia toluolica genome and includes:
- a CDS encoding YfhL family 4Fe-4S dicluster ferredoxin; the encoded protein is MAMTITEECINCAACQPECPNDAISEGKKVHEIDANKCTECKGTYDEPQCVAVCAVDCVVTSAAVAC
- a CDS encoding NAD(P)/FAD-dependent oxidoreductase, encoding MQEHDVIVVGSGPAGSSCAKALRAEGIDVLVLEKEALPRYKCCSGVLFGQTQELIKSYFNAEAPTSIQCSPAIIEASDVREWNSKDGYRQYLWEISKDGKQFSQSYINIWRNLFDKWLLDLSAAEYRDQSNVKGFKADANQVSVQVEQTAGDGRKTAQEYRCKYLVGADGGNSIVRRLLNPGSASSDAMAVGILQSYFKLESLGTLKKAAWNVFFLPEVGEMLNCVHQKDEYLLLCVGGFRGRKLRESMEKLRVFLSEQFDVRLGDWWRDEACQMQLAPPILGRDRVLLTGEAANFVYLNGEGISAAMDSGYRCGKAVARALQEKKNVMPIYEESIKDIAKHIEKCLAQARFITAQAV
- a CDS encoding AraC family transcriptional regulator; translation: MSNLINIENVTSCLSAYPLFERVEDIDETCDRVGKVFRPHNLDFFGAGKKLNAHMDHLPMGSITVNRLRYQAEVSISSEPFEKFLLLILPLSDSAEVRCGKQKIFSTHNVAALVDSTTTLAMRWRKDCDQLILRIDREAFERTCSAQLGRPLDHPVEFSLGLDLRSEGGLICENLISLIAANPSFVESILKYPMIAAQVEQSLMSALFISQPNQYRDEILSPSTILTPHYVKRAEEYLLAHASEPFTMRDMATHLGISIRSLYLGFQRYRRMSPKTFLRNVRLDGVHTDIIAARQEKRNETITQIAMSWGFTHLGHFTKAYSAKFNELPSATLRKH